A stretch of Synechococcus sp. WH 8020 DNA encodes these proteins:
- a CDS encoding DEAD/DEAH box helicase has product MDVFSFRDRVVEDYGQFSRSFTQIKAPDLQKFVDGTYGKGEFWPSPLIQLNPSFVSGGAISELVDAGLVHPECSRIFRWGKDNGPGQELQLHRHQRDAIEISRRGGSFVVTSGTGSGKSLGYIIPIVNRVLEAREKGDQQKRIRAIVIYPMNALCNSQQEELQKYLGLGYPEGPKVTFARYTGQESDEEREKIKNDPPDILLTNYVMLEYILTRQDPLDQKVIGDAKGLEFLVLDELHTYRGRQGADVALLVRRVRQRLNADLLCIGTSATMASEGTAKERNATVAEVASKLFGTEIPSEHIVTETLQRCTDGDLPDPGELTQALKVDYSTQATEDWTAEDLRQHALARWVELELGLEKEDGLADGKWVRCRPHTLQQATSTLAEQTGLNEDHILTTLRDFLLAAYQVEVGPNRRFFAFRLHQFVSAGGEVQASLQAPQERYLTLKAQKYQPNAGRQALLYPVVFCRNCGQDFHPVWAHLNNKIPVKIDPRDFKDESSLRERDVVNGYFMPDANGEYTIDDLEKANFPDGWLEPDKNDELVLKRTYREFAPVPCRFRSDGGASSDGLAGWFLKRSFRFCPSCGVEHGVRSSEFRKLCGLNSEGRSSATTTLSLAVLRQLLAFPAQEIPDQARKLLAFSDNRQDASLQAGHFNDFVRVLQLRAGLIAALNAQSEKELSLETLAQAVEKALRLDAEDFIAIPNVKPNIEQSNRRALRGVLEYRLMVDLRKGWRLTNPNLEQLRLLEVDYAELVNCAEDQKDWGQRHPLLAQASSEERFLICHRLLEELRERLAIDCDSLTQEEFERRKKAATDLEEVWSIGREEKPELARSVVTSPVPQELRNRGIEGLSLRGEFGRWLKARERWLSAEDLYRTLKWKDDLYQEVMGHILEMLSAWGLVKTVDVRLGRKAREVMQGWRLNSTALRWTLVDPEAPPQDRYAACLEQVRQNSGRRGPVNPYFRSLYADLAHLIATEGRPFLQTLSAREHTAQVDASERERREDDFRSAALRLMYCSPTMELGVDISSLNTVYMRNVPPTPANYAQRSGRAGRSGQPALVLSYCGATSPHDQYFFADPVRMVAGAVSAPTLELANEELLKAHFRALWLAATRQRLPGKVKELVNISAPGRPVQAELMEALSRDEAYRSAQADCQAIVDDLIEKQWLGSTPPPWLTGSWLEAITHGAALDFEAALSRWRELLEAVDGQINQALKDLGNHAISERERLAADTRLKAARMQQQLLLADKPGSGNSNNDFSTYRYLASQGFMPGYNFPRLPLMAYIPGTREQVGGGTYITRPRFVGISEFGPHSLIYHEGNTYKVKGALLGLQDNAAAAGSATLATQDALVCGACGHAHLGDAAESELCCHCGTPLKLHPEGKAVRIPKLYQIEQVTTRRADRITSDDEERQRLGYELITTYEFPKDNGVVKVAKAQVSCEGQPLLELSYAPATQISRVNLGWRRRENKNDMGFPIHPINGQWGGEKDMRGDAADDDGPEVGFVKITPYVQDRKNALLVRFLGEWEPQQLVSVKSAIKRGIEVAFQLDGSEVAAELMPNEESATALLLYESAEGGAGVLSRLVESAGALQAVAKTALEICHWSWDGEVPALESQLINSDPDCEAGCYRCLLGYHNQRDHDLIDRQLTELKQVLLDLARCELVGQGGVDSRSALLERLKGLAGSGLERLWLDTLYRHGHTLPDNAQQEVPGHYVTPDFTYKDACVVVFIDGPHHDKPLQQRLDQQKRQALVDAGISVVVFTQDTNSWPEVLSEYSWLFGEGKS; this is encoded by the coding sequence ATGGATGTTTTTTCCTTTCGCGACCGGGTTGTCGAGGACTACGGGCAATTCAGTCGCAGCTTTACCCAGATCAAGGCCCCTGATCTTCAGAAATTTGTGGACGGGACCTATGGCAAGGGTGAGTTCTGGCCCTCACCGCTGATCCAGCTCAATCCGAGTTTCGTGAGCGGCGGAGCCATCAGTGAACTTGTTGATGCTGGGTTAGTGCATCCGGAGTGCAGTCGGATTTTTCGCTGGGGCAAGGACAATGGCCCCGGCCAGGAGCTTCAGCTGCACCGCCACCAGCGTGATGCGATTGAAATCTCGCGCCGTGGCGGCAGCTTCGTGGTGACGTCGGGAACCGGCTCGGGTAAGTCGCTTGGCTACATCATTCCGATCGTGAATCGGGTTCTGGAAGCAAGAGAAAAAGGCGATCAGCAGAAACGCATTCGGGCGATTGTGATTTATCCGATGAATGCGCTGTGCAATAGCCAGCAAGAAGAATTACAGAAATATCTCGGCCTTGGCTATCCGGAAGGTCCAAAAGTCACCTTCGCGCGATATACAGGTCAGGAAAGCGATGAAGAGCGGGAGAAGATCAAGAATGATCCCCCCGACATCCTGCTCACCAACTATGTGATGCTCGAGTACATCCTGACCCGGCAGGATCCACTCGATCAGAAAGTCATCGGCGATGCCAAGGGGCTGGAGTTCCTGGTGCTTGACGAGTTGCATACCTATCGAGGGAGGCAGGGTGCGGACGTCGCACTCTTGGTACGCCGAGTCAGACAACGACTCAATGCTGATCTGCTCTGCATTGGTACCTCGGCCACCATGGCCTCAGAAGGCACGGCCAAGGAACGCAATGCCACAGTGGCTGAGGTAGCCAGCAAGCTTTTTGGCACCGAAATCCCCAGCGAGCACATCGTTACGGAGACGCTGCAGCGCTGTACTGACGGTGATCTGCCCGACCCGGGAGAGTTAACCCAGGCCCTAAAGGTTGATTATTCGACTCAAGCAACCGAAGACTGGACAGCTGAAGATTTACGCCAGCACGCTCTTGCCCGCTGGGTTGAATTGGAATTGGGTCTCGAGAAAGAAGACGGCTTGGCTGATGGCAAATGGGTGCGCTGTAGGCCGCACACCCTGCAGCAGGCCACCAGCACATTGGCCGAGCAAACAGGGCTGAATGAGGACCACATCCTGACAACGTTGAGGGATTTCCTTCTGGCTGCCTATCAGGTGGAAGTTGGACCGAATCGGCGCTTTTTTGCCTTTCGCCTGCATCAATTTGTCTCCGCAGGTGGTGAAGTACAGGCATCTCTCCAAGCCCCTCAGGAACGCTATCTCACGCTGAAGGCACAGAAGTACCAACCCAATGCCGGGCGCCAGGCACTGCTCTACCCGGTTGTGTTCTGCCGGAACTGCGGGCAAGATTTTCACCCGGTGTGGGCACATCTCAATAACAAGATTCCAGTCAAGATCGATCCACGCGATTTCAAAGACGAATCAAGTCTTCGCGAACGGGATGTGGTGAATGGCTACTTCATGCCCGATGCCAACGGTGAATACACCATCGATGACTTGGAGAAAGCCAACTTTCCCGATGGTTGGCTTGAGCCTGACAAGAATGACGAGCTTGTCCTGAAGCGCACGTATCGGGAATTTGCTCCGGTGCCTTGTCGTTTTCGCTCCGATGGAGGTGCGAGCAGTGATGGCCTTGCCGGCTGGTTTTTGAAAAGGAGTTTCCGCTTCTGCCCAAGCTGTGGTGTGGAGCACGGGGTGCGCAGCAGCGAATTTCGCAAGCTTTGTGGGCTCAACTCAGAAGGCCGCAGCTCCGCCACGACCACCTTGAGCCTGGCGGTGCTGAGGCAACTGCTGGCGTTCCCCGCTCAAGAGATCCCTGATCAGGCCCGCAAACTGCTGGCCTTCAGTGACAACCGGCAGGACGCATCACTGCAGGCCGGCCACTTCAACGATTTTGTGCGTGTTCTGCAGCTACGGGCAGGTCTCATTGCCGCATTGAACGCGCAATCCGAGAAGGAACTGAGCCTTGAAACCCTGGCGCAGGCCGTGGAAAAGGCCCTACGGCTTGATGCGGAAGACTTCATCGCCATTCCCAACGTCAAACCCAACATCGAGCAAAGCAATCGCCGCGCTCTGCGGGGAGTGTTGGAGTACCGGCTGATGGTGGACCTGCGCAAAGGCTGGCGGCTGACCAATCCAAACCTCGAGCAACTGCGGTTGCTTGAAGTGGATTATGCGGAGCTGGTGAATTGCGCCGAAGACCAGAAAGACTGGGGGCAGCGCCATCCCTTGCTGGCTCAAGCCAGCAGTGAAGAACGATTCCTGATCTGCCATCGCCTCCTGGAAGAGCTCAGGGAACGGCTTGCGATCGACTGTGATTCATTGACTCAAGAGGAGTTTGAGCGGCGCAAGAAGGCAGCAACCGATCTTGAGGAGGTCTGGAGCATCGGCCGCGAGGAGAAGCCAGAGCTAGCCCGGAGTGTGGTGACAAGCCCGGTACCCCAGGAGCTCAGAAACCGTGGTATTGAAGGCTTATCGCTCCGTGGTGAATTCGGTCGCTGGCTGAAGGCACGCGAACGCTGGCTCTCGGCAGAAGACCTCTACCGAACCCTGAAATGGAAAGACGACCTCTACCAAGAGGTGATGGGTCACATCCTCGAGATGCTTTCGGCATGGGGCCTTGTGAAGACCGTGGACGTGCGGCTTGGCCGCAAGGCTCGTGAGGTGATGCAAGGTTGGCGCCTCAACAGCACTGCTCTGCGTTGGACTCTGGTGGACCCGGAAGCACCACCTCAGGACCGCTACGCCGCGTGCTTGGAACAAGTGCGGCAAAACAGTGGGCGACGTGGGCCGGTCAACCCCTACTTCCGCAGCCTCTACGCCGACCTCGCCCATCTGATCGCAACGGAAGGCCGACCATTCCTGCAGACGCTGTCCGCACGGGAGCACACAGCCCAAGTGGATGCGAGTGAGCGCGAACGACGGGAAGATGACTTCCGCAGTGCTGCCCTTCGGCTGATGTACTGCTCACCCACGATGGAATTGGGCGTTGATATTTCATCGCTCAACACTGTTTACATGCGCAATGTGCCGCCCACGCCGGCGAACTACGCGCAGCGCAGCGGCCGCGCCGGCCGCAGCGGGCAACCAGCTCTGGTGCTCAGCTACTGCGGTGCCACATCGCCCCACGACCAGTACTTTTTTGCGGATCCCGTGCGGATGGTGGCGGGTGCTGTGAGTGCTCCAACTCTGGAATTGGCCAATGAGGAGTTGCTCAAGGCCCACTTCCGGGCGCTTTGGTTGGCCGCCACGCGGCAACGCCTGCCCGGGAAGGTGAAGGAGCTGGTGAACATCAGTGCCCCAGGGCGGCCAGTTCAAGCCGAGCTGATGGAGGCCCTCTCTAGGGATGAGGCCTACCGCTCAGCCCAGGCTGATTGCCAGGCCATCGTTGACGACCTGATCGAGAAGCAATGGCTCGGAAGCACGCCACCGCCATGGCTCACAGGCAGCTGGCTCGAAGCGATCACCCATGGCGCCGCGCTGGATTTCGAGGCGGCGCTCAGCCGCTGGCGTGAACTTCTTGAAGCAGTGGATGGTCAGATCAACCAGGCACTCAAAGATCTGGGCAACCACGCCATCAGCGAGCGCGAGCGCTTGGCCGCCGACACCCGCCTCAAAGCAGCACGGATGCAACAACAGTTGCTGCTGGCGGATAAGCCAGGCAGCGGCAACAGCAACAACGACTTCAGCACCTACCGCTACCTGGCAAGCCAGGGCTTCATGCCGGGGTACAACTTCCCGCGTCTGCCGCTGATGGCGTACATCCCTGGCACACGAGAACAAGTGGGCGGCGGCACTTACATCACTCGCCCGCGGTTTGTCGGCATCAGTGAATTCGGTCCCCACTCGCTGATCTATCACGAGGGGAACACCTACAAGGTGAAAGGTGCACTGCTGGGGTTGCAGGACAACGCGGCTGCAGCCGGATCAGCCACCCTCGCCACGCAGGACGCCTTGGTGTGTGGGGCCTGCGGCCATGCTCATCTCGGTGATGCCGCTGAATCAGAACTGTGTTGCCACTGCGGCACACCGCTGAAGCTGCATCCCGAGGGCAAAGCCGTTCGGATCCCGAAGCTGTATCAAATCGAGCAGGTCACCACGAGGAGGGCTGATCGGATCACCTCCGACGACGAAGAGCGCCAACGCCTCGGCTACGAGCTGATCACCACCTACGAATTCCCCAAGGACAACGGTGTGGTGAAAGTGGCGAAGGCCCAGGTGAGTTGCGAGGGACAACCGTTGCTGGAACTCAGCTACGCACCGGCCACGCAGATCAGCCGGGTGAACCTCGGCTGGCGGCGGCGGGAGAACAAAAACGACATGGGCTTCCCGATCCACCCGATCAACGGTCAGTGGGGCGGCGAGAAAGACATGCGTGGCGATGCGGCCGACGACGACGGCCCAGAAGTGGGCTTCGTGAAGATCACGCCCTACGTGCAGGACCGCAAAAACGCATTGTTGGTTCGCTTCCTCGGGGAATGGGAGCCGCAACAGCTGGTGAGCGTGAAGAGCGCGATCAAACGGGGCATCGAAGTGGCGTTCCAGCTCGATGGCAGTGAGGTGGCAGCTGAGCTGATGCCCAACGAAGAATCAGCGACGGCGCTGCTGCTCTATGAATCGGCGGAAGGTGGTGCCGGCGTTCTGAGCCGCCTGGTCGAAAGCGCTGGCGCTTTGCAGGCAGTGGCCAAAACCGCCCTCGAGATCTGCCACTGGAGTTGGGACGGCGAGGTGCCCGCCCTCGAATCCCAATTGATCAACTCAGATCCCGACTGTGAAGCTGGCTGCTACCGCTGCCTGCTCGGGTATCACAACCAACGCGATCACGACCTCATCGATCGCCAGCTCACCGAGCTCAAACAAGTTCTGCTCGATCTGGCGCGCTGTGAACTGGTGGGCCAGGGCGGAGTGGATAGCCGCAGCGCTTTGCTGGAGCGGCTCAAGGGGCTAGCCGGCAGTGGTCTGGAAAGGCTCTGGCTCGACACTCTTTACCGGCATGGCCACACGCTTCCAGACAACGCTCAACAGGAGGTGCCGGGTCACTACGTCACACCGGACTTCACCTACAAAGACGCCTGTGTTGTGGTGTTCATCGACGGCCCCCATCACGACAAACCACTGCAGCAACGGCTGGACCAGCAGAAGCGCCAGGCCCTGGTCGATGCAGGGATCTCAGTTGTGGTGTTTACCCAGGACACCAATAGTTGGCCTGAGGTTTTGAGCGAATACAGCTGGTTGTTTGGTGAGGGAAAAAGCTGA
- a CDS encoding HIRAN domain-containing protein encodes MAQKTDLFRQLQHLDESGSAERQAARLKRQKKSSGEILTTFLAYKLDHAADKMALGIAIGDPLTLQHEPDNQWDSNAVKVFWQEQWIGYLPKDMAALVSAEVPEAATGLDAVVTGLTTTSRRDAFRLQISIPIPKACRRLRELGVSSAFAWDFDRTTGPDKLRLVLNCTETAFRELQQLLGASYEVSKCGYSYYPGQDGRHYPWYLSLTDRSGQAPSNHSDVEQQIRSLFGVPSESTRSRKRLERLKDLEEQQELISQRLQVSRAEERRLRREFDSNNVSLKRRAERAFKRSDQAIELAEAVESELRQELDLQEKELELVLAENKALDDQLAQSVSKLEASQLQLDYFQQICTSDSLESGAIYTPWNEASGGATPEIADRLLMSFKSLARMVRLKPSQCLELVSEELCPDRLLVLDSAWSSAEQAKGFENGDQLFEFLWLLATRFAELKEEGFPDRVAGQVFGSSYAPRESQTIERHKRAREERTFTYNGKAVEMWQHLKIGAKDSANRTLRIHFVWDSSLNQVVIGHCGKHLHNPNH; translated from the coding sequence ATGGCCCAAAAGACCGATCTCTTCCGCCAGCTCCAGCACCTCGATGAGTCGGGTAGCGCCGAGCGACAGGCTGCCCGCCTGAAACGGCAGAAAAAGAGCAGCGGGGAGATCCTCACCACATTTTTGGCTTACAAACTCGATCATGCTGCCGACAAGATGGCGTTGGGAATCGCGATTGGCGATCCGCTCACCCTCCAGCATGAACCGGACAATCAGTGGGATTCCAATGCGGTGAAGGTGTTCTGGCAGGAGCAGTGGATTGGCTATCTGCCTAAGGACATGGCTGCCCTGGTGTCTGCAGAGGTGCCAGAAGCTGCCACAGGGCTGGACGCCGTGGTTACCGGATTGACCACGACGTCAAGGCGGGATGCCTTCCGGCTTCAGATCTCGATTCCGATCCCCAAGGCCTGCCGCCGGCTGCGGGAGCTGGGGGTGTCCAGTGCTTTCGCTTGGGATTTTGATCGCACCACGGGCCCAGACAAGCTGCGTCTGGTGCTGAACTGCACTGAAACGGCATTTCGTGAGCTCCAACAGTTGCTCGGCGCCAGCTACGAAGTGAGCAAATGCGGCTACAGCTACTACCCAGGCCAAGATGGCCGCCACTACCCCTGGTATCTCAGCCTGACCGACCGAAGCGGTCAGGCACCAAGTAATCACAGCGATGTGGAGCAACAAATCCGATCACTGTTTGGAGTTCCAAGTGAGTCCACTCGATCACGAAAGCGGTTGGAGCGTCTGAAGGATCTAGAAGAACAGCAGGAGCTGATCAGTCAGCGGCTGCAGGTGAGTCGAGCTGAGGAAAGGCGGCTTCGTCGTGAATTTGATTCCAACAATGTTTCTTTGAAACGCCGCGCTGAACGGGCTTTTAAGCGCAGTGACCAAGCCATTGAACTCGCTGAGGCTGTTGAAAGTGAACTCCGTCAAGAACTCGACCTTCAGGAAAAAGAATTGGAACTTGTTCTTGCTGAAAATAAGGCCCTGGATGATCAACTTGCACAGAGTGTTTCTAAGCTTGAGGCAAGCCAGCTTCAGCTGGACTATTTTCAACAAATTTGCACCTCCGACTCTCTCGAATCAGGCGCTATCTATACACCTTGGAACGAAGCTAGTGGGGGAGCAACCCCTGAGATTGCGGATCGTTTGCTGATGAGTTTTAAAAGCCTCGCTCGTATGGTTCGGCTTAAACCATCTCAGTGCCTGGAATTGGTCAGTGAAGAACTTTGTCCTGATCGATTGCTTGTTCTGGACAGTGCTTGGAGTTCTGCTGAACAAGCTAAAGGCTTTGAAAATGGTGATCAATTATTTGAATTTCTTTGGTTGCTTGCTACACGTTTTGCTGAACTAAAAGAGGAAGGTTTTCCTGATCGAGTTGCTGGTCAAGTTTTTGGATCTAGCTATGCACCTCGAGAGTCGCAAACTATTGAGCGTCATAAGCGTGCACGTGAAGAGCGAACGTTTACATATAATGGAAAGGCAGTAGAGATGTGGCAACACCTAAAAATAGGTGCAAAGGATTCGGCAAATCGTACTTTGCGTATTCATTTTGTATGGGATTCTAGCCTTAACCAAGTAGTAATTGGCCATTGCGGCAAACATCTTCATAACCCCAATCACTGA
- a CDS encoding DEAD/DEAH box helicase, translating into MLLGTSWRMEPSLTAMVSALFYESRLNANPGNCENRIEWEKPCQSKAGLLRLQKGFVFDSVEHSGNSVCSEEEINRIEDLVDALLGGHYQHAKAGGITEGMLTPDKILVTAPHNVQVNRLQQELDGCARAGTVDKFQGQEDPVAIHSLTASSGDEAPRRVGFLLEPNRLNVAISRAQCLSIVVGSPSLASGVANTVAEAEQINRLCEVMS; encoded by the coding sequence GTGCTTCTAGGCACGAGCTGGCGGATGGAACCCAGCCTCACAGCGATGGTGAGTGCGCTGTTTTATGAGAGCCGGCTCAATGCCAATCCAGGAAATTGCGAAAACCGCATTGAATGGGAAAAACCATGCCAAAGCAAAGCGGGATTGCTAAGACTGCAGAAGGGCTTTGTGTTCGATTCGGTGGAACACAGCGGTAATAGCGTTTGTAGCGAGGAAGAAATCAACCGAATCGAAGATCTTGTCGATGCCCTACTGGGGGGCCACTACCAACACGCCAAAGCCGGCGGCATCACAGAAGGCATGCTGACGCCAGACAAGATCCTGGTGACAGCGCCTCATAACGTGCAGGTGAACCGGCTGCAGCAGGAACTCGATGGTTGTGCTCGGGCTGGCACGGTGGACAAGTTCCAGGGCCAGGAGGACCCTGTTGCAATTCACTCCCTGACGGCGAGCAGTGGTGATGAAGCACCGCGCAGGGTTGGCTTCCTCCTGGAGCCCAACCGCCTAAATGTGGCGATCAGCCGAGCCCAATGCCTCTCGATCGTGGTGGGTTCACCCAGCCTGGCTAGCGGCGTTGCCAACACGGTGGCGGAAGCCGAGCAGATCAATCGGTTGTGTGAGGTGATGAGCTGA